The Plectropomus leopardus isolate mb chromosome 2, YSFRI_Pleo_2.0, whole genome shotgun sequence genome has a window encoding:
- the hipk1b gene encoding homeodomain-interacting protein kinase 1 isoform X1 encodes MSSQLQVFSPPSISSSAFCRVKKVKVESNVWDVSTTEAYSSIAGQSAYTFTPAMAVPPFAPSLVFPPAAPGSRGQVVVRAADSTGSLPRGSSRRVTEQATSSSYVHTDTSSETRGHRHGQKRKIEETNEGSGSGCGSVQILEELSAPAATYSTRTGGGGGGTGQSIPHSAPTTKSSSSNGEGDYQLVQHEILCSVSCSYEVLEFLGRGTFGQVAKCWKRGTNEIVAIKILKNHPSYARQGQIEVGILNRLSAENADEYNFVRSYECFQHKGHTCLVFEMLEQNLYDFLKHSKFSPLPLRHIRPILQQVATALMKLKSLGLIHADLKPENIMLVDPLRQPYRVKVIDFGSASHVSKAVCSTYLQSRYYRAPEIILGLPFCEAIDMWSLGCVIAELFLGWPLYPGASEYDQIRYISQTQGLPAEYLLSAGTKTSRFFNRGPDSSYPLWRLKTPAEHEMEMGIKSKEARKYIFNCLDDMMQVNLSSHLEGTDMLAEKADRREFIDLLKRMLRLDADKRITPTKTLGHPFVTMSHLMDYPHSSHVKSCFQNMEICKRRTSYDSSKSLYSTNAVPSAAAGNLTVTFSSQLNQHNQVSSISSQIIYMFKDCGSSSINESHFGFLQQVPSAGGAVPLLNYQPALYQQATINIPGLAQQSVPIPTRPAGLCSQTEPFQQTLIVCPPSTIQGLQPSSKSSSFPVRMENSVPIVPQNQSAQSLQIQPSMLTQGSCTPLMVATLHPSSAGIAPQYSLPLGLGAGVGRPTLLEHTATVLQAWPTGTQQILIPSSWQQVPGVAIHSSAHQSNVTESPLETLHSDASTQQGHSWRSSTQARTQQERKKLKARRGENRNRGISAASLLSGVTPPSATLSQPIVISDTPSPAVSIITIHSDTDTEDERKFHPASVGLSQRTNVISCVTVHDSDSSTASPLTPLPRTLNPASTMSSRQAKSLAVVAPSVKTQGSERGTVSRGRLETVNYMKPKRSSNRQPCTSGESMERHGLVPSQSHPLNLSQVQPVVSSSQERSHSDSSLRRQPTFPPAVSSHYNFSEVSTLASASAPGSSLYAYPASTALSSASQAMEQLLGRGHASHGHSPSAYAATYTSSSSSRRDSASRKDSVSSLLHGLPAAYQHQFATGSPYVSVTPRAEAYSAYQLSPRRLTQYPYL; translated from the exons ATGAGCTCTCAGCTGCAagtcttctctcctccctccatctcctccagtGCCTTTTGCCGTGTTAAGAAGGTGAAGGTGGAGAGTAACGTTTGGGATGTGTCCACCACTGAAGCTTACAGCTCCATAGCAGGCCAGTCGGCATACACCTTTACCCCTGCCATGGCTGTACCACCCTTTGCCCCATCTCTGGTCTTCCCACCTGCAGCACCCGGCTCCAGAGGTCAAGTGGTGGTGCGGGCAGCTGATAGCACTGGCAGTCTTCCCCGTGGATCCAGCCGGCGTGTGACTGAGCAGGCGACATCTTCCTCTTATGTTCATACTGACACGTCTTCTGAAACAAGGGGACACAGGCATGGGCAGAAGAGAAAGATCGAGGAAACCAATGAAGGCAGCGGGAGTGGGTGTGGCAGTGTCCAAATATTGGAGGAGCTCTCAGCCCCTGCAGCAACTTACTCCACCCGTacgggaggaggtggaggaggcacAGGCCAGTCTATTCCCCACTCGGCTCCAACCACCAAGAGCAGCAGCTCTAATGGTGAAGGGGATTATCAGCTAGTGCAACACGAGATCCTCTGCTCTGTGTCCTGCAGCTATGAAGTGCTGGAGTTTTTGGGAAGAGGCACGTTTGGACAAGTGGCCAAGTGTTGGAAGAGGGGTACCAACGAGATAGTGGCCATCAAAATCCTGAAGAACCATCCTTCTTATGCTCGTCAGGGCCAGATTGAG GTGGGTATCCTGAACCGGCTGAGCGCTGAGAACGCAGATGAGTACAACTTTGTGCGTTCATACGAATGCTTCCAACACAAAGGTCACACATGCCTGGTATTTGAGATGCTGGAGCAAAACCTGTACGACTTTCTCAAGCACAGCAAGTTCAGCCCACTCCCCCTTCGGCACATCAGACCCATCCTACAGCAG gTGGCTACAGCGCTGATGAAACTGAAAAGCCTGGGTCTGATTCATGCAGACCTGAAGCCAGAGAACATCATGCTGGTCGACCCTCTGAGACAGCCTTACAGGGTGAAGGTCATTGACTTCGGCTCAGCAAGTCACGTGTCCAAAGCTGTCTGCTCAACCTACTTGCAGTCTCGCTACTACAG GGCTCCAGAGATCATTCTGGGTTTGCCGTTCTGTGAGGCCATTGACATGTGGTCTTTAGGCTGTGTGATCGCTGAACTGTTTCTAGGTTGGCCTCTCTATCCTGGAGCCTCTGAGTATGACCAG ATCCGTTACATTTCTCAAACTCAAGGCCTGCCTGCAGAGTACTTGCTGAGTGCCGGCACTAAGACCAGTCGCTTCTTCAATCGAGGACCTGACTCAAGCTACCCACTCTGGAGGCTTAAG ACCCCAGCTGAGCATGAAATGGAGATGGGTATCAAGTCCAAGGAGGCCAGGAAGTATATCTTCAACTGTCTGGATGACATGATGCAG gtCAACCTGTCTTCTCATTTGGAGGGGACGGACATGCTGGCTGAGAAAGCTGATAGGCGTGAGTTTATAGACCTGTTGAAGCGGATGCTCCGTCTGGATGCTGACAAAAGGATCACGCCTACAAAGACTCTGGGTCACCCATTTGTCACAATGAGCCACCTCATGGATTATCCCCACAGCTCACA TGTGAAGTCCTGCTTCCAGAACATGGAGATCTGTAAGCGTCGGACCTCCTACGATAGCAGCAAATCCCTGTACTCCACCAATGCAGTCCCCAGCGCTGCAGCGGGCAACCTCACTGTCACCTTTAGTAGCCAACTCAACCAGCATAACCAGGTATCATCCATATCTTCACAGATTATATACATGTTCAAGGACTGTGGCTCCTCTAGTATTAATGAGTCGCACTTTGGATTTCTCCAACAGGTGCCTTCTGCGGGGGGAGCGGTGCCTTTGCTGAACTACCAGCCAGCTCTGTACCAGCAGGCGACCATCAACATTCCCGGGCTGGCTCAACAGAGCGTCCCGATTCCAACGCGTCCTGCTGGGCTGTGTAGCCAGACAGAACCCTTCCAGCAGACTCTCATCGTCTGCCCACCCTCCACTATTCAAG GGCTACAGCCATCCAGTAAGAGTTCCAGTTTCCCCGTGAGGATGGAGAACTCTGTACCTATAGTACCTCAGAACCAGTCTGCTCAGTCGCTGCAGATCCAGCCAAGTATGCTCACACAG gGTTCCTGCACACCCCTGATGGTGGCCACCCTGCACCCATCCTCAGCAGGCATAGCCCCCCAGTATTCTCTGCCCCTCGGGCTGGGCGCCGGGGTGGGTCGCCCCACCCTCCTGGAGCACACAGCCACAGTGCTG cAGGCCTGGCCCACTGGCACACAGCAGATCCTCATTCCATCATCATGGCAGCAGGTCCCAGGTGTGGCCATCCATAGCTCTGCCCACCAGTCAAATGTTACTGAATCGCCTCTTGAAACGCTTCACTCAGATGCTTCCACACAACAGGGACACAGCTGGAG GAGCTCAACCCAAGCCAGGACCcagcaggagaggaagaagtTGAAAGCCAGACGTGGAGAGAACAGAAACAG GGGTATATCTGCTGCTTCACTACTCAGCGGTGTGACCCCTCCCAGCGCTACGTTGTCCCAACCAATTGTCATCTCCGACACACCTAGCCCGGCGGTCAGTATCATCACTATACACAGTGACACCGACACAGAGGATGAGCGCAAGTTCCACCCCGCCAG CGTTGGTCTGAGCCAGCGCACAAACGTCATCAGCTGTGTGACTGTGCACGACTCCGACTCCTCTACAGCCAGTCCCCTGACTCCTCTGCCCCGCACACTTAACCCCGCTAGCACCATGTCATCACGCCAGGCCAAGTCTCTGGCAGTGGTGGCACCTTCAGTGAAAACCCAGGGCTCTGAGAGAGGAACAGTTTCACGTGGACGCTTGGAGACTG TGAACTACATGAAACCTAAGAGATCATCCAACCGGCAGCCCTGCACTTCAGGGGAGAGCATGGAGCGTCACGGACTGGTGCCAAGTCAGTCACACCCCCTAAACCTCAGCCAG GTTCAGCCAGTGGTATCTTCATCTCAGGAGCGTTCCCACAGTGACTCATCATTGCGTCGCCAGCCGACGTTTCCTCCGGCCGTCTCCTCTCACTACAACTTTTCCGAGGTGTCCACCTTGGCCTCAGCCTCGGCCCCTGGCTCCAGCCTGTACGCCTACCCGGCCTCCACTGCCCTCTCCTCGGCTTCTCAGGCCATGGAACAGCTGCTAGGCCGTGGTCATGCTAGCCATGGACACTCCCCCTCCGCCTATGCAGCAACATACACCTCATCGTCCTCCTCCCGGAGAGACTCGGCCAGTCGTAAGGATTCTGTCAGTAGTCTGCTGCACGGCCTCCCCGCAGCCTACCAGCATCAGTTCGCCACTGGTTCTCCCTACGTAAGTGTGACACCCCGGGCCGAGGCTTACAGTGCCTACCAGCTAAGTCCCAGGCGCCTCACACAGTACCCATACCTATAg